The Spiroplasma citri genomic sequence TAAGTCAAATTCGGGTTATGTTTTTGGCGGTGATTTACAAAATAAATATGGTTTGCAATATAAAAAAATTGAAGAACAAAAAATCGGTTATAATGTTTTTGAATTGCAAGCACAAAAAGAGAATGATATGTACCGATATTATGATTTTAATTTTGGGATTTATAATTGACAAGAAATTAATAATGGTGGGTTGTTCCCCGATAAACAATGATGACAAGTGCAATATGTAACGCCAGAGGGTTGATGAGATTTTGGTGCTCATATTAAAAATGCGGTGATTTGAATTGTCAATACTATTCCCGGTGTTAAACAAGTTAATGAATTAGCGAGTGGTGTTGGTAAGGTTTTTGAAACAGTATATAGTTTTTTTAGTCAAATATTTGAAGTATGAAAATTTAATCCAGCATTGTATAGTACAATAACAAATATTTTTTTATTAATTATTTTTATGAAATTTGTGCGATTAATATAAAAAAGGAACTGTTATTAAGTTCCTTTTTGTTCTTTTCAGTCAGTAATTTTACCAGTATTTTTGTCAATAGTTGGTAATTGTAAATTCGTAGGTTCATTATTTAATTCTCATTTATATATAATATCCATTGGATAACCAGTATTACTTCCGAAGTTTTTAGAACTATTAATTTTTTCTATTCGTCATAAATTAAAACTTTCATAAATTATAATATATCATCCAGTATCTCGTGGAATATATCTATTAGTAATTAATTTTCAATTACTATTTTCTGGTGGTTGTTGTGCGTTATATGATGGTTTTGGTTTATTATCTTCTTCGTTTTTATTATTATTTTCTTTTTTACAACTGATTAATGTTGTTGTACTTGTTGCGGTTAATCCGATTGCTCCTATTATGCTAAGTCATTTTTTCATATATATTGCTCCTTTT encodes the following:
- a CDS encoding lipoprotein; the protein is MKKWLSIIGAIGLTATSTTTLISCKKENNNKNEEDNKPKPSYNAQQPPENSNWKLITNRYIPRDTGWYIIIYESFNLWRIEKINSSKNFGSNTGYPMDIIYKWELNNEPTNLQLPTIDKNTGKITDWKEQKGT